A genomic region of Nitrospirota bacterium contains the following coding sequences:
- the rnr gene encoding ribonuclease R, producing MVNKQTLLSFFREKTKKPLSFKDMVNLMGLSRSEAHALKKVLRRMLQDGDIVLTRKGLYVPVSDVDLTTGYFEAHKEGYGFVITEKPGERDIFIPARATSGAMDNDRVVARIENRQKRDGTIIRILERAHVKVAGRLEIENAVSYVRPKNKSIAFDLYVSPNDRGSARNGDTVVAEILTYPADRKPPSGRIVKVIEKPEDPASEVEAIIDEFSIPRRFPRDVAEEAKRIWRISTVIPSEAKESRLRLLRPDFIGTRNDNVQMPYDIAEEKRKDLRELPTVTIDGERAKDFDDAVSIKLTEHGYKLWVHIADVGYYVPWDSDIDLEARKRGTSTYFPDRVIPMLPNELSEDLCSLRPEVERLAFTAEMDFGRHGEKLNAKFYPSLIKSNERMTYTSVRKILIDNDKHERKRYDYLLSDFELMAELCGVLRKKRLDRGSLDFDLPEPEVLLDMQGRPEAIVKAERNFAHIIIEEFMVAANEAVAEYLTELETPTLYRIHEEPDTQKMEGILRYVKPLRGKVHGARYEPKNFSALLREVKGRPEEEMVNYMVLRSLKQARYSPLNAGHFGLASGHYTHFTSPIRRYPDLVVHRILREVLHKKRISERRKQELETMLPDIAFNSSRTERLSGEAENAVLNAMRVWFMKDKVGDEFEGRVVNVTPYGLKIRLKDFYVEGFLHVSYMTDDFYEFNERTMTLFGKNKKRSFTIGKELKVKVDRVDMEERAIIFGV from the coding sequence ATGGTAAATAAACAAACTCTCCTTTCATTTTTCAGAGAAAAAACAAAAAAGCCTCTTAGTTTTAAGGATATGGTTAATCTCATGGGATTAAGCCGTTCCGAAGCCCACGCATTAAAAAAGGTGCTCAGACGAATGCTTCAGGACGGCGATATCGTGCTCACGAGAAAAGGCCTTTATGTCCCTGTAAGTGATGTTGATCTGACGACAGGTTATTTTGAGGCGCACAAGGAGGGTTACGGTTTTGTAATTACGGAAAAGCCGGGAGAACGTGATATATTCATACCTGCGCGAGCAACCTCCGGAGCAATGGACAATGACAGGGTTGTTGCGAGGATTGAGAACCGGCAAAAGCGGGACGGAACAATAATAAGGATACTTGAAAGGGCTCACGTCAAAGTAGCAGGCAGGCTTGAAATCGAAAATGCCGTATCTTATGTGAGGCCCAAAAACAAATCCATTGCATTTGACCTTTATGTCTCGCCTAATGACAGGGGCAGCGCAAGGAATGGCGATACTGTTGTTGCTGAGATTCTTACGTATCCTGCAGACAGAAAGCCTCCTTCGGGAAGAATTGTAAAAGTAATAGAAAAGCCAGAAGACCCTGCATCCGAGGTTGAGGCTATCATAGATGAATTCAGTATACCGAGGAGATTTCCGAGGGATGTTGCCGAAGAGGCAAAGAGAATTTGGCGTATCTCTACTGTCATTCCGAGCGAAGCGAAGGAATCTCGTTTGAGATTGCTTCGCCCCGACTTTATCGGGACTCGCAATGACAATGTGCAGATGCCTTACGACATCGCTGAAGAGAAAAGAAAAGATTTAAGAGAGCTTCCTACGGTAACAATTGACGGTGAACGCGCAAAGGATTTTGATGACGCAGTTTCCATTAAACTTACAGAACACGGTTATAAGCTCTGGGTGCATATAGCTGATGTCGGATATTATGTTCCATGGGATTCGGATATTGACCTTGAGGCCAGGAAGAGAGGCACAAGCACATATTTCCCGGACAGGGTGATTCCAATGCTACCGAATGAACTGTCCGAGGATCTGTGCAGCCTGAGGCCTGAGGTGGAAAGGCTTGCATTCACGGCAGAGATGGACTTTGGCAGGCATGGCGAAAAACTCAATGCAAAATTTTATCCGAGCCTGATAAAGAGCAACGAGAGGATGACCTATACATCTGTAAGAAAGATTCTTATTGATAATGACAAACACGAGCGCAAAAGATATGACTACCTTTTAAGTGATTTTGAACTTATGGCTGAACTCTGCGGCGTCCTGAGAAAAAAACGGCTTGACAGGGGAAGCCTTGATTTCGACCTTCCGGAGCCTGAAGTCCTGCTTGATATGCAGGGCCGGCCGGAGGCAATAGTAAAGGCTGAGAGAAATTTTGCGCATATAATTATTGAAGAGTTTATGGTTGCGGCAAATGAGGCTGTTGCGGAATATCTTACGGAACTCGAAACTCCGACCCTTTACAGGATACACGAAGAGCCGGACACGCAAAAGATGGAAGGGATTCTAAGATATGTAAAACCTTTGCGCGGCAAGGTACATGGCGCTCGTTACGAGCCGAAAAACTTCTCTGCGCTGCTCAGAGAAGTAAAAGGCCGGCCGGAGGAAGAAATGGTGAATTATATGGTGTTGAGAAGCCTTAAGCAGGCAAGGTATTCTCCCTTGAACGCCGGGCATTTCGGCCTTGCGTCAGGACATTATACACATTTCACATCTCCGATAAGGCGCTATCCGGACCTCGTGGTACACAGGATATTACGAGAAGTTTTGCATAAGAAGCGCATATCAGAAAGAAGAAAGCAGGAACTGGAGACAATGCTGCCTGATATTGCATTCAACTCTTCAAGGACGGAGCGCCTTTCCGGCGAGGCTGAGAATGCGGTTCTTAATGCTATGAGAGTGTGGTTTATGAAAGATAAGGTAGGAGATGAGTTTGAAGGAAGGGTTGTCAATGTCACGCCTTACGGACTGAAGATTAGGCTAAAGGATTTTTATGTTGAAGGTTTTCTCCATGTCTCATATATGACGGATGATTTTTACGAATTCAACGAGCGCACTATGACCCTGTTTGGCAAAAATAAGAAACGCTCCTTCACGATAGGAAAGGAATTAAAAGTGAAGGTTGACAGGGTAGATATGGAAGAGAGGGCGATAATCTTCGGGGTATAG
- the proC gene encoding pyrroline-5-carboxylate reductase translates to MTGFIGGGNMAEALIKGMIQDSRFKIQDIFVSEPGEERRKYLEQTYGVKTTNSNKEVASSCNMIILAVKPQIMGQILEDINSAVTNDKTVVSIAAGITLSYLQSKLNTKKLIRVMPNTPALVQEAMSVMSLCECFSEKDINPVREIFMSIGKVLTLPEKYMNAVTALSGSGPAFIAFFIEAMVEGGIKSGLSKENASELAIQTLLGTVRLLETGLPPEKLREMVTSPGGTTAAGLKVFEEKGFKNIVLSAIDAAAKRAEELGLRLDSARRKE, encoded by the coding sequence ATGACGGGGTTTATCGGCGGCGGCAACATGGCAGAAGCACTAATTAAAGGAATGATTCAAGATTCAAGATTCAAGATTCAAGATATATTTGTATCAGAACCGGGGGAAGAAAGAAGAAAATACCTTGAGCAGACTTATGGCGTGAAAACAACTAATTCCAATAAAGAAGTTGCCTCCTCATGCAATATGATAATCCTTGCGGTAAAGCCTCAAATTATGGGGCAGATTCTTGAGGATATAAATAGCGCTGTAACGAATGATAAAACAGTTGTCTCCATTGCAGCCGGCATAACACTTTCATATCTTCAATCAAAGCTGAATACAAAAAAATTAATCAGAGTGATGCCAAACACCCCTGCCCTTGTGCAGGAGGCTATGTCTGTCATGTCTCTATGCGAATGTTTCTCGGAAAAAGACATCAATCCTGTAAGGGAAATATTCATGTCAATAGGGAAGGTGCTCACACTGCCTGAAAAGTATATGAACGCGGTAACAGCGCTCTCAGGAAGCGGGCCTGCATTCATAGCTTTTTTCATTGAGGCAATGGTTGAAGGCGGAATAAAATCCGGGTTGAGCAAAGAGAATGCATCTGAACTTGCAATACAGACGCTGCTCGGCACGGTAAGGCTTCTTGAAACAGGCCTGCCGCCTGAAAAACTCAGGGAAATGGTGACATCTCCCGGAGGCACAACAGCAGCAGGATTGAAAGTGTTTGAGGAAAAGGGATTTAAGAATATTGTTTTAAGCGCTATAGATGCCGCGGCAAAAAGAGCAGAGGAGCTCGGTCTGAGACTCGACTCTGCGAGGAGAAAGGAATAA
- a CDS encoding pyridoxal phosphate-dependent aminotransferase, giving the protein MLSERAKNIKPSPTLAIDAKAKAMKAAGADVINFGVGEPDFDTPENIKEAAIKAIRDGFTKYTPVGGIDPLKDAIIEKFRKDNGLEYSREDVIVSCGAKHSLYNIAQALYGNGDEVIIPAPYWVSYPDQVILNDAAPVFVKTYEKDKFVLKADALKSHITKKTKAIILNSPSNPTGLTYDRKTLEDIASIALEHNLYVISDEIYEKLIYDGFVHTSIASLGNEIKNRTLVVNGLSKAYAMTGWRIGYTAGPKDIIKAMTNIQSQSTSNPTSIAQKAAVEALTGPQDFIKTMLVEFDKRRKYLVSELNAIPGISCLTPTGAFYAFPNTSKLYGRQADGKKISSSSGLALHLLEKANVALVPGDAFGDDNHIRLSYATSMENLEKGVKRIREAVSGLK; this is encoded by the coding sequence ATGCTTTCTGAAAGGGCAAAAAATATAAAACCATCACCGACACTTGCGATTGATGCAAAGGCAAAGGCAATGAAGGCAGCGGGGGCTGACGTCATTAATTTCGGGGTAGGCGAGCCTGATTTTGACACTCCTGAAAATATTAAAGAGGCGGCCATAAAGGCGATAAGGGATGGCTTTACAAAATACACGCCTGTCGGAGGGATTGACCCTCTTAAAGACGCAATCATAGAAAAGTTCAGGAAAGACAACGGCCTTGAATACTCACGCGAAGATGTGATTGTCTCATGCGGCGCAAAGCACAGCCTCTACAATATTGCGCAGGCGCTTTACGGGAATGGCGATGAGGTTATAATCCCCGCTCCTTACTGGGTTTCCTATCCCGATCAGGTGATTTTAAATGACGCCGCGCCTGTTTTTGTTAAGACATACGAGAAAGATAAATTTGTACTTAAAGCAGACGCCCTTAAATCTCATATAACAAAAAAGACAAAGGCAATAATACTTAATTCTCCTTCAAATCCTACAGGGCTTACCTATGACAGAAAGACACTTGAGGACATAGCATCCATTGCACTGGAGCATAACCTCTATGTGATTTCCGATGAGATATATGAGAAGCTTATCTATGACGGATTTGTGCATACAAGCATCGCATCGCTCGGAAACGAGATAAAGAACAGAACCCTTGTTGTGAACGGGCTTTCAAAGGCATATGCGATGACAGGATGGAGGATTGGTTATACAGCAGGGCCTAAAGATATAATTAAGGCGATGACAAATATACAGAGCCAGTCAACGTCAAACCCCACATCAATTGCGCAGAAGGCGGCTGTTGAGGCATTAACGGGTCCGCAGGATTTTATAAAGACAATGCTTGTGGAATTTGATAAGAGAAGAAAATATCTTGTGTCTGAACTTAATGCAATCCCGGGCATAAGCTGTCTTACTCCTACAGGCGCTTTTTACGCATTTCCTAACACATCAAAATTGTACGGCAGACAGGCTGACGGGAAAAAAATCTCTTCGTCATCCGGCCTTGCGCTCCATCTGCTTGAAAAGGCGAATGTTGCGCTTGTGCCGGGCGATGCATTCGGCGATGACAATCACATAAGGCTTTCTTATGCGACTTCTATGGAGAATCTTGAGAAAGGCGTAAAGAGAATAAGAGAGGCTGTAAGCGGATTAAAATAA
- a CDS encoding nitroreductase, with product MEAIECIKTRMSIRKFKPEPVPRNILTEIINTAQWSPSYKNSQPWEVVIVSGKKKEKLSALLVRLLEEGKAPQPDIPEAVSWPSDIAERINETMKERGALLGIDLNSPDIKKKSKAANFRFYGAPHGIFLFQDSSLNAWSIFDAWLFAQSLMLAARSHGIGTVPQAFLTDYSSEIKQFLGIPNTKRLVLGVSIGYPDMENPINTYRTTRVDTGKILRWVE from the coding sequence ATGGAAGCCATTGAATGCATCAAAACAAGAATGAGTATCAGGAAGTTCAAGCCAGAGCCTGTGCCGAGGAATATACTGACCGAGATAATTAATACTGCGCAATGGAGCCCTTCATATAAAAACAGCCAGCCGTGGGAGGTTGTGATTGTATCAGGGAAAAAGAAGGAAAAATTATCCGCTCTTCTCGTCAGGCTTCTTGAAGAAGGTAAGGCACCTCAGCCTGACATTCCAGAGGCAGTATCGTGGCCTTCAGACATAGCGGAGAGAATCAACGAGACCATGAAAGAAAGGGGCGCTTTGCTTGGCATAGATTTAAACAGCCCTGATATAAAGAAAAAATCCAAGGCTGCTAATTTTCGTTTTTACGGCGCGCCGCATGGAATCTTCCTTTTCCAAGATTCATCTCTCAATGCATGGTCTATATTTGATGCATGGCTTTTTGCCCAGAGCCTCATGCTTGCAGCCCGCTCACACGGCATTGGCACAGTGCCTCAGGCGTTTCTTACTGACTATTCGTCCGAAATAAAGCAATTTCTCGGAATCCCTAACACAAAGAGGCTTGTCCTCGGCGTCTCAATCGGCTATCCTGATATGGAGAATCCGATTAACACTTACAGAACTACGAGAGTGGATACAGGCAAGATACTCAGGTGGGTTGAGTGA
- a CDS encoding YggT family protein, whose product MFIIGDLIIAVAKILDIVLEVYKWVVIIAALISWVNPDPYNPIVRLLHAVTEPAFRLIRSIIGYRLGPIDISPLIVILVIIFTQLFLIKSLIKLGYKLGGG is encoded by the coding sequence ATGTTTATCATCGGTGATTTAATTATTGCAGTTGCAAAAATACTTGATATTGTCCTTGAGGTTTATAAATGGGTTGTAATAATTGCAGCGTTGATAAGCTGGGTGAATCCTGACCCCTACAATCCGATTGTAAGGCTTCTCCATGCGGTTACAGAACCTGCGTTCAGGCTCATAAGGAGCATTATCGGTTACCGGCTTGGCCCCATAGATATTTCACCTTTGATAGTAATTCTTGTTATTATATTTACGCAGTTATTTCTGATAAAGTCTTTAATAAAACTTGGCTATAAATTAGGAGGTGGCTGA
- a CDS encoding tetratricopeptide repeat protein, translated as MKKIVILLVLLFSFVEADAQEKRIAVLPFKNLMQKQDLNWLSEAIPETITAKLGSIRGVSLIERSQLDAAFKEMGLQKAGVVDEKTAVKAGKIAGVDIVVIGAFQVVGDEVRITARFVEVQTGKVLSTADERKSFREMYALQDAVAFSLAESLQKALKIVATGAESEDVKKEKPAVASLPPGKASDYYSKGYDYKWNKKDTDKAIEYYLKAISIDPNHENALFELGYVYNEKGEYRKAIDYYSKVVALNPSAKDALNNIGLAYSRLNDHQNAEKWYEKSLDIDPNYTLALNGMGLVMWKAKKYKEAEVWYKKAIQSDPKYHMAYYNMGILYEDMKQYAESKDYYRKTIEINPGYVNAMINLGIILETKDKNFSDAEYWYKKASEASPDNYLVYYNMGFLYSNKEFGKYDIDQAIGYYQKVTTVKPDHDLSYFYIGNLYYDKKEYPKAITAYEKAIQLYGKDPAYHNNLGLVYEAQKEYAKAEGYYRESIKVDPSYGIAWESLGYALYYQVKDNEAKEAWKKAVSLGRIGAKDALKKYYNITDVPESAAPLPTNLSASEYYSKGYDYKWNKKDTDKAIEYYLKAVSIDPNHTNALFELGYVYNEKGEYSKAIEYYNRVLAIDPRAKDALNNIGLSYENQKDYVKAESYYRKSIAVDPSYGLAWESLGYALYFQQKDNEAKDAWKKASSLGRTGAKDALKKYFNITD; from the coding sequence ATGAAAAAAATTGTAATTCTCTTGGTTCTTTTGTTTTCTTTTGTAGAGGCGGATGCTCAGGAAAAAAGGATTGCTGTTTTGCCTTTTAAAAACCTGATGCAGAAACAGGATCTTAACTGGCTGTCTGAAGCGATTCCCGAAACAATTACAGCAAAATTAGGCAGCATCAGGGGAGTATCGCTTATTGAGCGGTCTCAATTGGATGCGGCTTTCAAGGAAATGGGATTGCAGAAAGCAGGGGTAGTGGATGAGAAAACTGCTGTTAAGGCAGGTAAAATAGCTGGCGTTGATATAGTTGTCATAGGAGCATTTCAGGTTGTGGGAGACGAGGTTCGCATCACTGCCCGTTTTGTAGAGGTGCAGACAGGAAAAGTACTAAGCACTGCTGATGAAAGGAAGTCATTTCGCGAAATGTATGCACTGCAGGATGCAGTAGCCTTTTCACTCGCAGAGTCTCTGCAAAAAGCGCTTAAGATTGTTGCTACCGGCGCAGAGTCGGAAGATGTTAAAAAGGAGAAACCTGCGGTCGCAAGTTTGCCGCCCGGCAAAGCCTCTGATTATTATTCAAAAGGCTATGATTACAAGTGGAACAAGAAAGACACGGATAAGGCAATAGAATATTATCTTAAGGCTATAAGCATTGACCCGAACCACGAAAATGCTTTGTTTGAATTGGGTTATGTTTATAACGAGAAGGGAGAGTATCGCAAGGCCATTGATTACTACAGCAAAGTTGTGGCTTTAAATCCCAGCGCAAAGGACGCTCTTAACAACATCGGGCTGGCATATTCACGGCTGAATGACCATCAGAATGCAGAGAAGTGGTATGAAAAGTCGCTTGATATTGATCCAAACTATACCCTGGCCCTCAACGGCATGGGACTTGTCATGTGGAAGGCTAAAAAATATAAAGAGGCAGAGGTGTGGTATAAAAAAGCCATTCAGAGCGACCCGAAATATCACATGGCTTACTACAATATGGGAATACTCTACGAAGATATGAAGCAGTATGCAGAAAGCAAGGATTATTACAGAAAGACCATAGAGATCAATCCCGGCTATGTAAATGCAATGATTAATCTCGGCATTATTCTTGAGACTAAAGACAAGAATTTTTCAGATGCGGAGTACTGGTATAAAAAAGCGAGCGAAGCGAGTCCCGACAACTATCTGGTTTATTACAATATGGGATTTCTTTACAGCAATAAAGAGTTCGGCAAGTACGATATAGATCAGGCTATAGGTTATTATCAGAAAGTTACCACAGTAAAACCTGACCACGACCTTTCGTATTTCTATATAGGAAACCTTTACTATGATAAGAAAGAGTATCCCAAGGCGATAACTGCCTATGAAAAGGCAATTCAGCTTTACGGGAAGGATCCTGCTTATCATAATAATCTTGGGCTGGTATATGAAGCCCAGAAGGAATATGCGAAGGCTGAGGGGTATTACAGGGAATCAATCAAAGTTGACCCTTCATACGGAATAGCGTGGGAAAGCCTTGGCTATGCCTTGTATTACCAGGTCAAAGACAATGAAGCCAAAGAAGCATGGAAAAAGGCGGTTTCTCTTGGAAGGATAGGGGCAAAAGACGCCCTTAAAAAATATTACAATATCACGGATGTCCCTGAGAGCGCTGCCCCTCTTCCAACGAACCTGAGCGCTTCCGAATACTACTCAAAGGGCTACGATTACAAGTGGAACAAGAAAGACACGGATAAGGCAATAGAATATTATCTGAAGGCTGTAAGCATTGACCCGAACCACACAAATGCCCTGTTTGAGCTTGGCTATGTTTATAATGAAAAAGGAGAATACAGCAAAGCCATTGAATATTACAACAGGGTTCTGGCGATAGATCCCCGGGCAAAAGACGCCCTTAATAACATCGGACTGTCATACGAAAACCAAAAAGATTACGTGAAGGCTGAAAGTTATTACCGGAAATCGATAGCAGTTGACCCCTCATACGGCCTTGCGTGGGAAAGCCTTGGCTATGCATTGTATTTCCAGCAGAAAGACAACGAAGCCAAAGATGCATGGAAAAAGGCTTCTTCCCTTGGAAGAACCGGGGCAAAAGACGCGCTTAAAAAATATTTCAATATTACTGATTGA
- a CDS encoding YggS family pyridoxal phosphate-dependent enzyme has product MTGAQIFENIRIICGRISHAAIRAGRRPEDIRLIAVTKTISIQQIKEAIDAGLRIFGESKVQEAREKIQNSRFKIQDADIRWHLIGHLQKNKAKTAVELFEMIHSVDSLELAEATDKHAEKAGKIQKILLQVKLSDEISKYGILNDNLFELVREISEMKNLRIEGLMTIPPFFENPENARPYFSELRALRDKAEIMGFNLPELSMGMTNDFEVAIEEGATMVRIGTAIFGERKYCHKEAQ; this is encoded by the coding sequence ATGACTGGCGCTCAAATTTTTGAAAATATAAGAATTATATGCGGGCGAATTTCTCATGCGGCGATTAGAGCCGGAAGAAGGCCTGAAGATATAAGGCTTATTGCCGTAACAAAAACGATAAGCATACAACAGATAAAAGAAGCGATAGATGCAGGGTTAAGGATATTTGGAGAAAGCAAAGTGCAGGAAGCAAGAGAGAAGATTCAAAATTCAAGATTCAAGATTCAAGATGCAGACATTCGATGGCATTTAATAGGCCATCTTCAAAAGAATAAGGCAAAGACAGCGGTTGAACTCTTTGAAATGATTCATTCTGTTGACTCGCTTGAACTCGCTGAGGCCACAGACAAACATGCTGAAAAAGCAGGAAAAATACAGAAAATATTGCTTCAAGTAAAGCTTTCAGATGAGATAAGTAAATATGGGATACTAAATGATAATTTATTTGAATTAGTCAGGGAAATCAGCGAAATGAAAAATCTGAGGATTGAGGGGCTCATGACAATCCCGCCTTTCTTTGAAAACCCTGAAAATGCAAGGCCGTATTTTAGCGAGCTGAGAGCGCTGAGGGATAAGGCAGAGATTATGGGATTTAATCTTCCGGAGCTGTCCATGGGCATGACAAATGATTTTGAGGTCGCAATAGAGGAAGGGGCTACAATGGTAAGGATAGGGACAGCGATTTTTGGGGAAAGAAAGTACTGTCACAAGGAGGCACAATGA
- a CDS encoding DivIVA domain-containing protein: MRITPLDIQQKQFPMKFRGFDVEEVYAFLEVVREEMEDILRENASLKEAVQRAESQIKDFKDMESTLRETLMTAQNMVEDYKTNARKEAELLVREAEIRTETMFKEAQEKVIKIHEDIVDLKGIRRHFKEELKRLIDGHLKMLEFDKEREGETSQ; the protein is encoded by the coding sequence ATGAGAATTACACCGCTTGACATCCAGCAAAAACAGTTCCCGATGAAGTTCAGGGGATTTGACGTTGAAGAGGTCTATGCATTTCTTGAAGTCGTCAGAGAGGAGATGGAGGATATTCTCAGGGAAAACGCCTCTCTTAAGGAGGCCGTACAAAGGGCTGAGAGCCAGATAAAAGATTTTAAGGACATGGAGTCCACACTTAGAGAAACGCTCATGACAGCACAGAACATGGTTGAAGACTACAAGACAAACGCAAGGAAAGAGGCGGAACTGCTGGTAAGAGAGGCAGAAATACGCACAGAGACTATGTTTAAGGAGGCTCAGGAAAAAGTTATTAAAATACACGAAGATATAGTTGACCTTAAAGGGATAAGACGCCACTTTAAAGAGGAATTAAAGAGACTGATAGATGGCCACCTGAAGATGCTTGAATTTGACAAGGAAAGAGAAGGAGAAACATCCCAGTAG
- a CDS encoding histidine--tRNA ligase, whose amino-acid sequence MKYSALKGVHDILPPDIYIWQKAESTAKEIFSAYGFQEIRVPIIESTDIFVRSIGETTDIVEKEMYTFPDRADRSITLRPEGTAPVVRSYIENHLYNLPSPQKFFYSGPMFRYERPQKGRFRQFYQIGVEAFGAAEPKLDAEIISMLKLFLERLQLRELKFEVNSIGCEKCRPDYKKALVSFFSGKVAGLCPDCNRRYSNNPLRILDCKNSACAELRKGSPKITDYLCGECKSHFEEFLSLLNSLNISYIINSDMVRGLDYYTRTTFEITSGHLGAQKTVAAGGRYDRLVEEFGGPATPAIGFAIGMERLVEILKALNSDFCISAPKVFIATIGKDASDQGLLIAEKLRSKGIQAELGYDNASLKSQLRRADKLGASYVFIIGDDELKSGMIKWKNLKDSSQGEIGIAAISEFEGLYR is encoded by the coding sequence ATGAAATACAGCGCCCTGAAGGGCGTCCATGACATACTCCCGCCTGACATATATATCTGGCAGAAGGCTGAATCAACAGCAAAGGAAATATTTTCAGCGTACGGATTTCAGGAGATCCGCGTCCCGATAATAGAGTCAACGGATATATTTGTAAGAAGCATCGGAGAGACCACAGACATTGTTGAAAAAGAGATGTATACGTTTCCTGACAGGGCTGACAGGAGCATCACGCTGAGGCCTGAGGGCACAGCGCCTGTTGTGAGGAGTTACATAGAAAACCATCTCTATAACCTGCCCTCTCCACAGAAGTTCTTTTATTCAGGCCCTATGTTCAGATATGAAAGGCCGCAGAAAGGGAGATTCAGGCAGTTCTATCAGATTGGCGTTGAGGCCTTCGGAGCAGCCGAGCCAAAACTTGATGCGGAGATTATATCCATGCTAAAGCTCTTTCTTGAAAGGCTTCAGCTGAGAGAGCTTAAGTTTGAGGTTAATTCCATAGGCTGTGAAAAATGCAGGCCTGATTATAAAAAAGCTCTCGTAAGCTTTTTCTCCGGCAAGGTTGCAGGCCTCTGCCCGGACTGCAACAGAAGGTACAGCAATAACCCTCTGCGTATCCTTGACTGCAAAAACAGCGCCTGCGCTGAACTGAGAAAAGGCTCGCCGAAAATAACGGATTATCTGTGCGGAGAATGCAAATCACATTTTGAGGAATTCCTATCTCTCCTGAACAGCCTTAATATTTCTTACATTATCAATTCCGACATGGTCAGGGGGCTTGATTATTACACAAGGACAACATTTGAAATAACAAGCGGACATCTCGGCGCCCAGAAAACAGTTGCGGCAGGAGGAAGATATGACAGGCTTGTTGAGGAGTTCGGAGGGCCTGCTACGCCTGCGATAGGCTTTGCAATCGGCATGGAAAGGCTTGTTGAAATACTTAAGGCGCTGAATTCTGATTTTTGCATCTCTGCGCCAAAGGTGTTTATCGCCACTATCGGCAAGGATGCGAGTGACCAAGGATTATTGATTGCAGAAAAGCTGCGCTCTAAAGGCATTCAGGCTGAACTTGGTTATGACAACGCATCTTTGAAAAGCCAGTTAAGAAGGGCAGACAAACTCGGTGCAAGCTATGTCTTTATAATCGGCGATGATGAATTAAAATCAGGCATGATTAAGTGGAAAAATTTAAAAGACAGCTCACAGGGAGAGATAGGTATTGCGGCAATTTCCGAATTTGAAGGGTTGTATAGATAA
- the rnc gene encoding ribonuclease III: MSKQEIEELGSSIGYCFTDKGLLLEAVTHKSFHHENPDSASSYNERLEFLGDSVLGLVVVEYLFKLEKYYSEAIMSKIKSYIVKEAVLSDAAESISLGAYLRLGRGEKETGGREKKSILADAMEAVFGAVYIDGGYERARNAVLRLLQHKIDTAVSSEQFFDYKTDLQEESQVRFGILPRYMTVKQEGEEHKKIFTVEVYIKGDRFGRGSGRSKKEAETLAAKEALLKIKSSGQ, encoded by the coding sequence ATGTCAAAGCAAGAGATTGAAGAGCTGGGAAGCAGTATCGGGTATTGTTTTACTGACAAGGGGCTTCTTTTAGAGGCTGTCACCCATAAGTCATTTCATCACGAAAATCCTGACTCGGCGTCCTCTTATAATGAGAGGCTTGAATTCCTGGGAGACTCGGTTCTGGGGCTTGTGGTTGTGGAATATTTGTTTAAGCTTGAAAAGTATTATTCCGAGGCAATAATGTCAAAAATAAAATCATATATTGTGAAAGAGGCAGTTCTGTCCGACGCTGCAGAGAGCATATCGCTTGGGGCATACCTCAGACTGGGGAGGGGTGAGAAGGAAACCGGAGGCAGAGAGAAGAAATCCATACTTGCAGACGCCATGGAGGCAGTATTTGGCGCTGTGTATATTGACGGAGGCTATGAGCGCGCGAGGAATGCGGTATTAAGGCTTTTGCAGCATAAGATTGATACAGCAGTATCATCAGAGCAGTTTTTTGATTATAAAACAGACCTTCAGGAAGAAAGTCAGGTAAGGTTCGGGATTCTGCCGCGCTATATGACAGTGAAACAGGAAGGCGAAGAGCACAAGAAAATTTTTACAGTTGAAGTTTATATCAAGGGAGACAGGTTTGGCAGAGGCAGCGGCAGGAGTAAAAAAGAGGCTGAGACCCTTGCTGCAAAAGAGGCATTATTAAAGATAAAGTCATCAGGGCAATAA